A segment of the Vibrio sp. YMD68 genome:
GAGATGAAAGGGTCACTTCAAGAGCACACCGTAACAAAAGACCAGTTAGAGAAAGAAATTAAACTAAAAACCTCAACCTTACGAAAACAGACCGATCAACTGCAGTATTTGTCTGAGCGGGACTCATTGACAGGGGTTCTCAATCGAAGAGCATTTCATGTCAGCTTGGAAAAAGCGATGAGTGAAGCGTCGAAATCAGAAACGAAAATCGCTATTATCTTTATTGATTTAGATAAATTTAAACTGGTTAATGACACCAAAGGCCACCTAGCGGGAGACAAGGTACTTTTAACGTATGCCTCTCGACTGAAGGAAGCGAGTAGACCGACAGATATCATCGGTCGTCTAGGCGGCGATGAATTTGCTGTGTGCTTAACGTCACTGAGCAATACACATCAGGTTGAGTCAACACTGCAAGCGTTACTTACAGAGCTGGATAAGCCGATTGCACTTGATGATGAAGATGTATTTGTAAATAGCAGTATTGGTGTGAGCATTTATCCCACAGAGTCTGAGAGCCTTGATGAACTGTTGGATTTGGCGGATAAAGCGATGTACCAAGCAAAAAAACAGAGTAGTAGCGCGTATCATGGACAGTTTTTGATGAGTGGAAAAGCGAATAAAGCTGAATGATACAGAGACGAATGGTTGATGTTTAGCAGCAAGGAACCGTCATAATAAACGGTGACAACGATCACCGTCTATTATTCGATAGTTTCTTAACGCATTGTTTAATTGCTATCGTCACAAAATCGATTAGCGATTATTAGAACTTTGCTCAGGTTTTTTAAATTGGCGACGACGTTTAGGTTTATTCGTCGCACTTTCGGTGCTGTTACCACCCACATGGCGTTTATTTTTTCCTGCTGGCTTATGACCACGAGCGTTGTCCCCCGAGCGCTGACCATCGGCGTGGTTGTTTTTCGGTTTCTTTGGCTTTTTCGGTTTAATCGGTCGAGTGTCCAATTTCGATTCAGGTAGCGCATTCGTTGGTTTAAATCCTTCTAGCTCATGACGAGTAAGAACTTGCTTAATCAAACGTTCAATACCAAATAAATCAATGGCTTCATCAGCGCACACTAACGAAATGGCTTTTCCTACCTCTCCGGCTCTTCCTGTGCGTCCGATACGGTGAACGTAATCTTCAGAAATATTGGGCAAATCGAAATTCACAACTTGAGGAAGTTGAGGGATATCAATACCGCGAGCAGCAATATCAGTGGCAACGAGAACGCGAATCTCACCGGATTTAAAGTTGGCCAGTGCTTTGGTTCTTGCACCCTGGCTCTTATTACCATGAATAGGAGCAGACGTAATGCCTTGGTCATTGAGGTAATGGGATAGTTTGTTTGCGCCATGTTTTGTGCGACTAAACACCAAGACTTGTTGCCAGCCGCCGTCTTTAATCAATTTAACCAGCATGGGTGCTTTTTGGCGTTTATCCGCTGGGTAAATAGATTGCTCAACCGTTCTTGCCGTAGAATTCGCCGGGCTCACTGAGATTTCTACAGGGTTGTTCACTAAGCCTTTCGCCAGTTCTTTGATTTCATCAGAGAAAGTCGCAGAGAACAGCAAATTTTGACGTTGTTTAGGCAGTAGGTTCAAAATCTTGCGAATATCGCGGATAAAGCCCATATCAAGCATACGGTCTGCTTCATCAAGAACAAGCACTTCAAGTTGGCTGAATTTAATCGCGTTTTGATTAAATAAGTCGAGTAAGCGCCCTGGTGTTGCAACAAGCACATCGCAGCCTTGACGTAATCTCATCAGCTGAGGGTTAATCTTAACTCCGCCAAAAACCACAGAAGAGCTTAGTGGCAGGTGGCTGCTATAACGAACAACGTTTTCATTGATTTGAGCTGCAAGCTCACGCGTTGGTGTCAAAATGAGTGCACGTACATGGTTACTTTTCACTTTCGGGCCGTTAATAAGGCCTTCTAAAATTGGAAGTGTAAATCCTGCTGTTTTACCTGTCCCAGTTTGAGCTGCTGCCATTACATCTTTTCCCTCAAGCACGGCTGGAATAGCTTGAGCTTGGATTGGGGAAGGCGTGTCATAGCCTTGTTCTTTAATTGCTTTTAAAATTGGAGCAGAAAGACCGAGTGAGGTAAAACCCATATATATGATTCTCAATTAACAATGAAATGAATAGTGGCTTGCAAGTCGCATGTGTTCTTATTGTGAATAAGAAATAGAAAGCAAGATTTGCTAGGAATAACTTACTAGGTGCGACAAAAAGTGCGCCATTTTGAGGCTTTTGGTCGTTAACATCAACCGATATTTCACGATCTCGAAAAACAACGGGTAATTCAATGAAAAGGCGTTGAATTCTTAATATACCGACGTCCTGCTCAAGCATCAGAGAGTTGAAATAAATTCATTCAAGAATGACAAACAAAAAAAAGCAGGCCTAGGCCTGCTTTTTCAATATTCTGTCAAAATCGACAAGCTTATAGACAAACAACGTTTGCAGCTTGAGGACCTTTTTGACCTTGTTCAACGTCAAAAGAAACTTTTTGACCTTCAGCAAGAGTCTTGAAACCGTCAGAAACGATTGCACGGAAGTGAACGAATACGTCAGCGCCGCCGTCGTCTTGAGAAATAAAACCGAAACCTTTAGTTTCGTTAAACCATTTTACGTTACCAGTTGCTTTAGACATGATGTCTCCTTAATTTTCAAAATAATTCGCATATAAATGCAGTTGTAGCCAATAGAATCATTTATGTGGTGTTGCGATATATGGAAGGAAAGACTCCATGAACAAGCTGGTAAGCTGATGCTCGAGGATTTTCAAATACATAACACGTCATTCATATAAATAGGTCTGATATCAGGCCGAAACGAATACTAGCACACTCGAAGAGAATGTGGAGTGTTTCTTTGAAATAATTAGCAAATCGAACACTCTCAGAGCAATGGTCACGGCCATTGAGCAATTTTTGTTTAGTTAATGAGTCGCAGCCCATGAGGGAGTGCATCACCAAAGATTTTCTTTGTTTCTGTCTCTGATAATTCGGTCACTTCCTGCACCAAACTTAGCCATGATTCCGGCACTTTACTCTT
Coding sequences within it:
- a CDS encoding DEAD/DEAH box helicase, which gives rise to MGFTSLGLSAPILKAIKEQGYDTPSPIQAQAIPAVLEGKDVMAAAQTGTGKTAGFTLPILEGLINGPKVKSNHVRALILTPTRELAAQINENVVRYSSHLPLSSSVVFGGVKINPQLMRLRQGCDVLVATPGRLLDLFNQNAIKFSQLEVLVLDEADRMLDMGFIRDIRKILNLLPKQRQNLLFSATFSDEIKELAKGLVNNPVEISVSPANSTARTVEQSIYPADKRQKAPMLVKLIKDGGWQQVLVFSRTKHGANKLSHYLNDQGITSAPIHGNKSQGARTKALANFKSGEIRVLVATDIAARGIDIPQLPQVVNFDLPNISEDYVHRIGRTGRAGEVGKAISLVCADEAIDLFGIERLIKQVLTRHELEGFKPTNALPESKLDTRPIKPKKPKKPKNNHADGQRSGDNARGHKPAGKNKRHVGGNSTESATNKPKRRRQFKKPEQSSNNR
- a CDS encoding cold-shock protein codes for the protein MSKATGNVKWFNETKGFGFISQDDGGADVFVHFRAIVSDGFKTLAEGQKVSFDVEQGQKGPQAANVVCL